One Fulvia fulva chromosome 8, complete sequence DNA window includes the following coding sequences:
- a CDS encoding Inositol phosphorylceramide synthase regulatory subunit kei1, with product MAPSILRFPKPSSLLHFISLRTATEFINFTLLINKVTGFYGILAIFTGYHLNPLQLSHYIYCLVVLGLIMWLMPSIRRPDHPLKNVALAYVYVIDMVVSSVYTALFGTGWFLLLTQHLQEPGKDSPIGGGAMGGNTMDETAGFTDPEKNVSQVDVVAKPANGLFAGQDAIAYGHSQVAGGLGGAVLQSDSMTSIALLATFTIVRLYFCIIVLSYARGILRQHVASTSAQDGSYSDSSDPTMAESPFRVGREEGAGWKGKLGRIMVTLPSKRYWLGKEEGLTGQSEWERATSGRFESGRRPLRIKVPEGGLGERERRARSGTGPPAFAGKKVPE from the exons ATGGCGCCCTCGATACTGCGCTTCCCGAAGCCAAGC AGCCTCCTGCACTTCATCTCCCTCCGCACAGCCACCGAGTTCATCAACTTCACGCTCCTTATCAACAAAGTCACCGGCTTCTATGGCATCCTCGCCATCTTCACGGGCTACCACCTCAACCCGCTGCAACTATCGCACTACATCTACTGCTTGGTGGTCCTCGGCTTGATCATGTGGCTAATGCCCAGCATCCGGAGACCGGACCATCCGCTGAAGAATGTCGCGCTGGCATATGTCTACGTGATCGACATGGTCGTTAGCTCCGTATATACTGCGTTGTTTGGCACAGGGTGGTTCTTGCTTCTGACCCAACATCTGCAAGAGCCCGGCAAGGACAGTCCCATAGGAGGAGGCGCGATGGGAGGCAACACCATGGACGAGACAGCCGGTTTCACAGACCCGGAGAAGAATGTCTCGCAAGTGGACGTCGTTGCGAAGCCAGCAAACGGACTGTTCGCAGGTCAAGACGCGATCGCATACGGACACTCGCAAGTTGCAGGCGGACTCGGCGGCGCAGTTCTACAGAGCGACAGCATGACGAGCATTGCGCTTCTGGCGACCTTTACCATCGTTAGGCTCTACTTCTGCATCATTGTCCTGTCGTACGCACGGGGCATCTTGCGACAACATGTTGCATCTACGTCCGCGCAAGACGGTAGCTACAGCGACTCGAGCGATCCAACGATGGCAGAGTCACCTTTCCGAGTAGGACGCGAAGAAGGCGCAGGGTGGAAGGGCAAGCTTGGAAGGATCATGGTCACTCTCCCGAGCAAGCGATACTGGCTAGGCAAGGAGGAGGGCTTGACTGGGCAGAGCGAGTGGGAGCGCGCAACGAGTGGACGATTCGAGAGCGGGAGACGGCCATTGAGGATCAAGGTACCAGAGGGAGGCCTCGGCGAACGCGAAAGGCGAGCGCGAAGCGGTACCGGACCACCAGCCTTTGCAGGGAAGAAAGTGCCAGAGTAG